The Drechmeria coniospora strain ARSEF 6962 chromosome 02, whole genome shotgun sequence genome has a segment encoding these proteins:
- a CDS encoding 50S ribosomal subunit L30 has product MMTASSRGRRALQGLFSGGRNHCKANRWFCEFAQAYHSRATAPRVCFRCATSNAASSRLYSSAAAPAEVLADTNTPPSPLPRRSSPPYDVHSGLILTRPPLLTRRLHPFENAFFFYQKRLEERLNTPFITSIYFKPDTARKLDWDLKVQERQGTVAKELGVYKGKGAKAWDDELKVDDTLSTQESLLNSLLRDAEARVSDDAEVIAAEDVVSVERPMERETEADRKGDVRRLDRSLDRTLYLVVKGKDGWGFPAGAVPKDENLHQAAKNVLDQAAGVNMNTWIVGRAPIAHMVATPVLNADGTVQKKGVKTFFLKGRIMAGQADLKGNPFGYTDFKWLTREELKEALSPEYFHSVRNMMADR; this is encoded by the exons ATGATGACAGCCTCGAGTAGAGGGCGACGAGCCCTACAGGGTCTCTTTTCAGGTGGGCGGAATCATTGCAAAGCCAATCGGTGGTTTTGTGAGTTTGCTCAAGCTTACCATTCCCGCGCAACAGCACCTAGAGTTTGCTTCCGATGCGCAACGAGCAACGCAGCGTCAAGTCGACTCTACTCTTCTGCTGCAGCCCCTGCTGAAGTGTTAGCGGACACCAATACTCCTCCATCTCCCCTCCCACGCCGCTCATCCCCTCCCTACGATGTACACTCCGGCCTCATCCTGACGCGGCCACCGCTGTTGACTCGGCGGCTGCACCCGTTCGAGAACGCTTTTTTCTTCTACCAAAAGCGGCTGGAGGAGCGACTCAACACTCCTTTTATCACAAGCATCTACTTCAAGCCCGACACTGCTCGAAAGCTCGACTGGGACCTCAAGGTACAGGAGCGCCAAGGCACCGTCGCCAAGGAGCTCGGCGTGTACAAGGGCAAGGGCGCAAAGGCATGGGACGATGAGCTGAAGGTCGACGACACACTGAGCACTCAGGAGAGCCTTCTTAACAGCCTTCTGAGGGATGCAGAGGCCCGGGTTAGCGACGACGCTGAGGTGATTGCGGCCGAGGATGTGGTATCTGTCGAGCGGCCGATGGAGCGGGAGACAGAAGCGGACAGGAAGGGGGATGTGCGCAGGTTGGACAGAAGCTTAGACAGGACGCTGTATCTTGTCGTCAAGGGAAAGGACGGCTGGGGCTTCCCTGCAGGTGCGGTTCCCAAGGACGAAAACCTTCATCAA GCTGCGAAAAATGTCCTGGACCAGGCCGCTGGTGTCAACATGAATACGTGGATCGTTGGCCGCGCTCCCATCGCTCATATGGTCGCGACTCCCGTCCTAAACGCCGATGGCACTGTGCAGAAGAAGGGTGTCAAGACATTTTTCCTCAAGGGCCGCATCATGGCCGGCCAGGCCGACCTCAAGGGCAATCCGTTTGGTTATACCGACTTCAAGTGGCTAACTCGggaggagctcaaggaggCACTGTCGCCGGAGTACTTTCACAGCGTCCGAAACATGATGGCCGACAGATAG